The following proteins come from a genomic window of Panicum hallii strain FIL2 chromosome 8, PHallii_v3.1, whole genome shotgun sequence:
- the LOC112872454 gene encoding disease resistance protein RPP13-like isoform X5: MAEVMASAATGVMGSVIGKLTAMLGEKYQLARDAEDGIRFLKEELSTMDAVLQNLAEKDDDQIDPLAKDWRSKVRELSYDIEDCIDRFRLNHSHGGSKANFVRKAVRKVKILLQDRGLAEEIQKLKSLVIEQSERAKRYDIHAASPQPVLLDLRAPALFAEARDLVGIDGPRKEIIELLTCEEMQHKVVSIYGTAGQGKTTLAMEVYRKITEAFDCRAFVSVSQTPDIKKLLRDILSEISNNQFDDQTERWEMEQLIRNMRDYLIDKRYLILIDDIWSVEAWELIESALPRNDNGSIVITTTRSKTIAKSCCAGIGAHMYEAQPLGDDDSQRLFFKRLFCSREDCPQDLREVSSDILKKCGGLPLAIISIAGLLANKSLGEVT; the protein is encoded by the exons ATGGCCGAAGTGATGGCGAGCGCGGCAACGGGCGTGATGGGCTCCGTGATCGGCAAGCTGACCGCCATGCTCGGCGAGAAGTACCAGCTCGCCCGAGACGCTGAGGATGGGATCCGCTTCCTGAAGGAGGAGCTGAGCACCATGGACGCCGTGCTGCAGAATCTCGCGGAGAAGGACGACGACCAGATTGATCCACTGGCCAAAGATTGGAGAAGCAAGGTGCGTGAGCTATCCTACGATATCGAAGATTGCATCGACCGTTTCAGGCTCAATCACAGCCATGGGGGTTCCAAGGCCAACTTCGTGCGCAAGGCTGTGCGGAAGGTGAAGATCTTGTTGCAGGACCGGGGATTGGCAGAGGAGATCCAAAAACTCAAGAGCCTCGTGATCGAGCAGAGCGAGCGGGCCAAACGCTACGACATCCACGCCGCCTCACCTCAGCCAGTGCTCTTGGATCTTCGAGCACCTGCACTCTTTGCAGAGGCGAGGGATCTCGTGGGAATTGATGGTCCTCGCAAGGAGATCATCGAATTGTTAACATGTGAAGAGATGCAGCACAAGGTGGTTTCCATCTATGGAACCGCTGGGCAGGGGAAGACCACTCTGGCCATGGAGGTATACCGCAAAATCACTGAAGCATTTGATTGCCGGGCCTTCGTGTCTGTATCTCAGACTCCAGATATTAAGAAACTCCTCAGGGATATATTGTCTGAAATAAGCAACAACCAGTTTGACGACCAGACCGAAAGGTGGGAGATGGAGCAGCTCATACGCAATATGAGAGACTACTTAATTGACAAGAG GTACCTAATCTTGATTGATGATATATGGAGTGTAGAAGCATGGGAGCTTATAGAATCTGCCTTACCTCGCAATGACAATGGAAGCATAGTAATTACTACGACACGCAGTAAAACTATAGCCAAATCATGTTGTGCTGGTATTGGTGCACATATGTACGAAGCGCAGCCACTTGGAGATGACGACTCTCAGAGATTATTCTTTAAAAGACTATTTTGCTCCCGTGAAGATTGTCCTCAAGATTTAAGGGAAGTATCCAGTGATATTCTGAAGAAATGTGGTGGCTTACCACTAGCCATAATCAGTATAGCTGGTTTATTAGCAAACAAAAG CTTGGGAGAAGTTACTTGA
- the LOC112903579 gene encoding disease resistance protein RPP13-like: protein MVASAAASAMGSFIGKLAAMLGENYQLAGKVRRGIRSLKDELSTMDAVLQELAEKDDDQIDGQTKDWRNKVRELSLDIEDCIDRFMLNRSHGGSKANCVRKAVRKVKILLQDWGLAEEIQELKSLAIEQSERAKRYDIHQCQRRDLVGMDGPRGEIMELLKAGEEKRHKVVSIYGTAGQGKTTLAMEVYRKISGPFDCRAFVSVSQTPDMKKLLRDILSQINKSMFEQSQSWETEQLRRTIREYLMDKR from the exons ATGGTggcgagcgccgccgcgtccGCGATGGGCTCCTTCATCGGCAAGCTGGCCGCCATGCTCGGCGAGAACTACCAGCTCGCTGGAAAGGTCAGGCGCGGGATCAGGTCCCTGAAGGACGAGCTGAGCACCATGGACGCCGTGCTGCAGGAGCTCGCCGAGAAGGACGACGACCAGATCGACGGACAGACCAAAGATTGGAGGAACAAGGTGCGTGAGCTATCCCTCGACATCGAGGATTGCATCGACCGCTTCATGCTCAATCGCAGCCATGGAGGTTCCAAGGCCAACTGCGTGCGCAAGGCCGTGCGGAAGGTGAAGATCTTGTTGCAGGACTGGGGATTAGCGGAGGAGATCCAAGAACTCAAGAGCCTTGCGATCGAGCAGAGCGAGCGGGCCAAACGCTACGACATCCATCAGTGCCA GAGGAGGGATCTCGTGGGGATGGATGGTCCTCGCGGGGAGATCATGGAGTTGCTGAAAGCTGGAGAAGAGAAGCGGCACAAGGTGGTGTCCATCTATGGAACCGCTGGGCAGGGGAAGACCACTCTCGCCATGGAGGTGTACCGCAAAATCTCAGGACCATTTGATTGCAGGGCTTTCGTGTCCGTATCTCAAACTCCAGATATGAAGAAGCTTCTTAGAGATATACTGTCTCAAATAAACAAGAGCATGTTCGAGCAGTCGCAAAGCTGGGAGACCGAGCAGCTCAGACGCACAATCAGAGAATACCTAATGGACAAGAGGTAA
- the LOC112872454 gene encoding putative late blight resistance protein homolog R1B-11 isoform X3: protein MWWLTTSHNQYSWFISKQKLGRSYLNDLINRSLVQPAKVGADGSTVKTCRVHDVILEFIVSKAVEDNFVTIWNRNGFSQNYTCNKIRRLSIQEDISGPAEEMVKTIKHAHIRSINIFGCNNSGLVKHASKFLSNQVLRVLNIRGRVDAECYLGQVKRISQMKYFGIINFGPSGWGGELPEDLEKLQHLETLDIINTNISKIPASVIQLQRLVRLNVGPWGQLPDGIGNLQALEELSTISLSLQSVKFIQGLSDLTNLKVLEIAWTYAPEVRDVEGHEKERACISSLTKLFTRLRQLLVWEWSDATLSFMSLCVGTPPPLQRLVLGGNLSAVPHQISSLLNLTHLSIGLLGEVSKEGINILASLPILVSLSVSLWPGNEGESSSLPILGIFHPRYAINSEGFQRLVEFTVRCALETAVALEFEPGAMPKLQRLELVLTARCQFKYGDGGLVLGLQNLAGLKYVRLYIDCRAATSDEVDSLEDDIRGVAGVHHNRPIVQVDRWHQDSMAHGCSRDLEFMM from the exons ATGTGGTGGCTTACCACTAGCCATAATCAGTATAGCTGGTTTATTAGCAAACAAAAG CTTGGGAGAAGTTACTTGAATGATCTGATCAACAGAAGCTTGGTCCAGCCTGCCAAGGTTGGGGCAGATGGCTCAACAGTGAAAACTTGCAGAGTTCATGATGTCATACTTGAGTTTATTGTATCAAAGGCTGTGGAGGACAACTTTGTTACTATATGGAATCGTAATGGATTCTCTCAAAATTATACTTGTAACAAGATCCGCCGTTTATCCATACAAGAAGACATTTCTGGCCCAGCTGAAGAGATGGTCAAGACAATAAAACACGCACATATTCGATCCATTAATATTTTTGGCTGTAATAATTCAGGGCTGGTAAAGCACGCCTCCAAGTTTTTAAGTAACCAAGTCTTGCGAGTGCTGAATATAAGAGGTCGGGTTGATGCAGAATGCTATCTTGGACAGGTCAAAAGAATCAGTCAAATGAAGTATTTTGGTATTATAAATTTTGGGCCCAGCGGCTGGGGCGGCGAGCTCCCAGAAGATTTAGAAAAGCTGCAACATCTAGAGACACTAGACATTATTAACACCAACATTAGTAAAATACCGGCAAGTGTTATCCAATTGCAGAGATTAGTGCGTCTTAATGTGGGTCCTTGGGGGCAACTACCCGATGGCATTGGAAATCTGCAGGCCCTGGAAGAGCTGTCAACGATCAGTTTGAGTCTTCAATCTGTAAAGTTTATCCAAGGGCTCAGCGATCTGACCAATTTGAAGGTACTTGAAATTGCCTGGACGTACGCTCCAGAAGTACGTGACGTGGAAGGCCACGAGAAAGAGAGAGCATGTATCTCCTCGCTCACCAAGCTGTTCACGAGACTTCGACAGTTACTTGTGTGGGAGTGGTCTGATGCCACGCTTTCATTCATGTCATTATGCGTCGGTACTCCACCACCACTTCAGAGGCTTGTCCTTGGTGGTAATTTAAGTGCCGTGCCCCATCAAATCAGCTCGCTACTCAATTTGACCCACCTCAGCATCGGACTTTTGGGTGAAGTAAGCAAGGAAGGAATAAACATCCTAGCAAGTTTACCCATCCTAGTCTCTCTTTCTGTTTCCTTATGGCCTGGCAATGAAGGAGAGTCAAGCAGTCTACCCATCCTAGGCATTTTCCACCCAAGGTATGCAATCAACAGTGAAGGGTTCCAGCGTTTGGTCGAATTTACAGTCCGCTGTGCGCTTgagacggcggtggcgctggaatTTGAGCCGGGAGCCATGCCAAAGCTCCAAAGGCTCGAGCTGGTACTCACGGCACGGTGCCAATTCAAGTATGGGGACGGTGGCCTGGTCCTTGGGCTGCAGAATCTGGCAGGCCTCAAATATGTCCGTCTCTATATTGACTGCAGAGCTGCTACTTCTGACGAAGTGGATTCTTTGGAGGATGACATCAGAGGTGTAGCAGGAGTCCATCATAACCGTCCCATAGTCCAGGTCGACAGGTGGCATCAAGATTCGATGGCTCACGGGTGCAGCCGTGACCTTGAATTCATGATGTAG
- the LOC112872454 gene encoding disease resistance protein RPP13-like isoform X4 produces MAEVMASAATGVMGSVIGKLTAMLGEKYQLARDAEDGIRFLKEELSTMDAVLQNLAEKDDDQIDPLAKDWRSKVRELSYDIEDCIDRFRLNHSHGGSKANFVRKAVRKVKILLQDRGLAEEIQKLKSLVIEQSERAKRYDIHAASPQPVLLDLRAPALFAEARDLVGIDGPRKEIIELLTCEEMQHKVVSIYGTAGQGKTTLAMEVYRKITEAFDCRAFVSVSQTPDIKKLLRDILSEISNNQFDDQTERWEMEQLIRNMRDYLIDKRYLILIDDIWSVEAWELIESALPRNDNGSIVITTTRSKTIAKSCCAGIGAHMYEAQPLGDDDSQRLFFKRLFCSREDCPQDLREVSSDILKKCGGLPLAIISIAGLLANKRQTVEVWVNTLKSISAAES; encoded by the exons ATGGCCGAAGTGATGGCGAGCGCGGCAACGGGCGTGATGGGCTCCGTGATCGGCAAGCTGACCGCCATGCTCGGCGAGAAGTACCAGCTCGCCCGAGACGCTGAGGATGGGATCCGCTTCCTGAAGGAGGAGCTGAGCACCATGGACGCCGTGCTGCAGAATCTCGCGGAGAAGGACGACGACCAGATTGATCCACTGGCCAAAGATTGGAGAAGCAAGGTGCGTGAGCTATCCTACGATATCGAAGATTGCATCGACCGTTTCAGGCTCAATCACAGCCATGGGGGTTCCAAGGCCAACTTCGTGCGCAAGGCTGTGCGGAAGGTGAAGATCTTGTTGCAGGACCGGGGATTGGCAGAGGAGATCCAAAAACTCAAGAGCCTCGTGATCGAGCAGAGCGAGCGGGCCAAACGCTACGACATCCACGCCGCCTCACCTCAGCCAGTGCTCTTGGATCTTCGAGCACCTGCACTCTTTGCAGAGGCGAGGGATCTCGTGGGAATTGATGGTCCTCGCAAGGAGATCATCGAATTGTTAACATGTGAAGAGATGCAGCACAAGGTGGTTTCCATCTATGGAACCGCTGGGCAGGGGAAGACCACTCTGGCCATGGAGGTATACCGCAAAATCACTGAAGCATTTGATTGCCGGGCCTTCGTGTCTGTATCTCAGACTCCAGATATTAAGAAACTCCTCAGGGATATATTGTCTGAAATAAGCAACAACCAGTTTGACGACCAGACCGAAAGGTGGGAGATGGAGCAGCTCATACGCAATATGAGAGACTACTTAATTGACAAGAG GTACCTAATCTTGATTGATGATATATGGAGTGTAGAAGCATGGGAGCTTATAGAATCTGCCTTACCTCGCAATGACAATGGAAGCATAGTAATTACTACGACACGCAGTAAAACTATAGCCAAATCATGTTGTGCTGGTATTGGTGCACATATGTACGAAGCGCAGCCACTTGGAGATGACGACTCTCAGAGATTATTCTTTAAAAGACTATTTTGCTCCCGTGAAGATTGTCCTCAAGATTTAAGGGAAGTATCCAGTGATATTCTGAAGAAATGTGGTGGCTTACCACTAGCCATAATCAGTATAGCTGGTTTATTAGCAAACAAAAGGCAAACGGTGGAAGTCTGGGTCAATACATTGAAGTCCATTTCTGCTGCAG AGAGTTGA
- the LOC112872454 gene encoding putative disease resistance RPP13-like protein 3 isoform X1: MAEVMASAATGVMGSVIGKLTAMLGEKYQLARDAEDGIRFLKEELSTMDAVLQNLAEKDDDQIDPLAKDWRSKVRELSYDIEDCIDRFRLNHSHGGSKANFVRKAVRKVKILLQDRGLAEEIQKLKSLVIEQSERAKRYDIHAASPQPVLLDLRAPALFAEARDLVGIDGPRKEIIELLTCEEMQHKVVSIYGTAGQGKTTLAMEVYRKITEAFDCRAFVSVSQTPDIKKLLRDILSEISNNQFDDQTERWEMEQLIRNMRDYLIDKRYLILIDDIWSVEAWELIESALPRNDNGSIVITTTRSKTIAKSCCAGIGAHMYEAQPLGDDDSQRLFFKRLFCSREDCPQDLREVSSDILKKCGGLPLAIISIAGLLANKRQTVEVWVNTLKSISAAGDKDSHIDKMKRILLLSYFDLPRHLKSCLLYLSVFPEDYLIDCRELILLWVAEALIPGQDRESMEQLGRSYLNDLINRSLVQPAKVGADGSTVKTCRVHDVILEFIVSKAVEDNFVTIWNRNGFSQNYTCNKIRRLSIQEDISGPAEEMVKTIKHAHIRSINIFGCNNSGLVKHASKFLSNQVLRVLNIRGRVDAECYLGQVKRISQMKYFGIINFGPSGWGGELPEDLEKLQHLETLDIINTNISKIPASVIQLQRLVRLNVGPWGQLPDGIGNLQALEELSTISLSLQSVKFIQGLSDLTNLKVLEIAWTYAPEVRDVEGHEKERACISSLTKLFTRLRQLLVWEWSDATLSFMSLCVGTPPPLQRLVLGGNLSAVPHQISSLLNLTHLSIGLLGEVSKEGINILASLPILVSLSVSLWPGNEGESSSLPILGIFHPRYAINSEGFQRLVEFTVRCALETAVALEFEPGAMPKLQRLELVLTARCQFKYGDGGLVLGLQNLAGLKYVRLYIDCRAATSDEVDSLEDDIRGVAGVHHNRPIVQVDRWHQDSMAHGCSRDLEFMM, translated from the exons ATGGCCGAAGTGATGGCGAGCGCGGCAACGGGCGTGATGGGCTCCGTGATCGGCAAGCTGACCGCCATGCTCGGCGAGAAGTACCAGCTCGCCCGAGACGCTGAGGATGGGATCCGCTTCCTGAAGGAGGAGCTGAGCACCATGGACGCCGTGCTGCAGAATCTCGCGGAGAAGGACGACGACCAGATTGATCCACTGGCCAAAGATTGGAGAAGCAAGGTGCGTGAGCTATCCTACGATATCGAAGATTGCATCGACCGTTTCAGGCTCAATCACAGCCATGGGGGTTCCAAGGCCAACTTCGTGCGCAAGGCTGTGCGGAAGGTGAAGATCTTGTTGCAGGACCGGGGATTGGCAGAGGAGATCCAAAAACTCAAGAGCCTCGTGATCGAGCAGAGCGAGCGGGCCAAACGCTACGACATCCACGCCGCCTCACCTCAGCCAGTGCTCTTGGATCTTCGAGCACCTGCACTCTTTGCAGAGGCGAGGGATCTCGTGGGAATTGATGGTCCTCGCAAGGAGATCATCGAATTGTTAACATGTGAAGAGATGCAGCACAAGGTGGTTTCCATCTATGGAACCGCTGGGCAGGGGAAGACCACTCTGGCCATGGAGGTATACCGCAAAATCACTGAAGCATTTGATTGCCGGGCCTTCGTGTCTGTATCTCAGACTCCAGATATTAAGAAACTCCTCAGGGATATATTGTCTGAAATAAGCAACAACCAGTTTGACGACCAGACCGAAAGGTGGGAGATGGAGCAGCTCATACGCAATATGAGAGACTACTTAATTGACAAGAG GTACCTAATCTTGATTGATGATATATGGAGTGTAGAAGCATGGGAGCTTATAGAATCTGCCTTACCTCGCAATGACAATGGAAGCATAGTAATTACTACGACACGCAGTAAAACTATAGCCAAATCATGTTGTGCTGGTATTGGTGCACATATGTACGAAGCGCAGCCACTTGGAGATGACGACTCTCAGAGATTATTCTTTAAAAGACTATTTTGCTCCCGTGAAGATTGTCCTCAAGATTTAAGGGAAGTATCCAGTGATATTCTGAAGAAATGTGGTGGCTTACCACTAGCCATAATCAGTATAGCTGGTTTATTAGCAAACAAAAGGCAAACGGTGGAAGTCTGGGTCAATACATTGAAGTCCATTTCTGCTGCAGGTGACAAAGATTCTCACATTGATAAAATGAAAAGAATATTGCTGCTTAGTTACTTTGACCTTCCTCGCCATCTAAAGAGCTGTTTGTTATATCTGAGTGTGTTTCCGGAGGACTATTTGATTGATTGCAGAGAGTTGATATTGTTATGGGTAGCGGAAGCACTGATTCCTGGACAAGACAGAGAAAGTATGGAGCAGCTTGGGAGAAGTTACTTGAATGATCTGATCAACAGAAGCTTGGTCCAGCCTGCCAAGGTTGGGGCAGATGGCTCAACAGTGAAAACTTGCAGAGTTCATGATGTCATACTTGAGTTTATTGTATCAAAGGCTGTGGAGGACAACTTTGTTACTATATGGAATCGTAATGGATTCTCTCAAAATTATACTTGTAACAAGATCCGCCGTTTATCCATACAAGAAGACATTTCTGGCCCAGCTGAAGAGATGGTCAAGACAATAAAACACGCACATATTCGATCCATTAATATTTTTGGCTGTAATAATTCAGGGCTGGTAAAGCACGCCTCCAAGTTTTTAAGTAACCAAGTCTTGCGAGTGCTGAATATAAGAGGTCGGGTTGATGCAGAATGCTATCTTGGACAGGTCAAAAGAATCAGTCAAATGAAGTATTTTGGTATTATAAATTTTGGGCCCAGCGGCTGGGGCGGCGAGCTCCCAGAAGATTTAGAAAAGCTGCAACATCTAGAGACACTAGACATTATTAACACCAACATTAGTAAAATACCGGCAAGTGTTATCCAATTGCAGAGATTAGTGCGTCTTAATGTGGGTCCTTGGGGGCAACTACCCGATGGCATTGGAAATCTGCAGGCCCTGGAAGAGCTGTCAACGATCAGTTTGAGTCTTCAATCTGTAAAGTTTATCCAAGGGCTCAGCGATCTGACCAATTTGAAGGTACTTGAAATTGCCTGGACGTACGCTCCAGAAGTACGTGACGTGGAAGGCCACGAGAAAGAGAGAGCATGTATCTCCTCGCTCACCAAGCTGTTCACGAGACTTCGACAGTTACTTGTGTGGGAGTGGTCTGATGCCACGCTTTCATTCATGTCATTATGCGTCGGTACTCCACCACCACTTCAGAGGCTTGTCCTTGGTGGTAATTTAAGTGCCGTGCCCCATCAAATCAGCTCGCTACTCAATTTGACCCACCTCAGCATCGGACTTTTGGGTGAAGTAAGCAAGGAAGGAATAAACATCCTAGCAAGTTTACCCATCCTAGTCTCTCTTTCTGTTTCCTTATGGCCTGGCAATGAAGGAGAGTCAAGCAGTCTACCCATCCTAGGCATTTTCCACCCAAGGTATGCAATCAACAGTGAAGGGTTCCAGCGTTTGGTCGAATTTACAGTCCGCTGTGCGCTTgagacggcggtggcgctggaatTTGAGCCGGGAGCCATGCCAAAGCTCCAAAGGCTCGAGCTGGTACTCACGGCACGGTGCCAATTCAAGTATGGGGACGGTGGCCTGGTCCTTGGGCTGCAGAATCTGGCAGGCCTCAAATATGTCCGTCTCTATATTGACTGCAGAGCTGCTACTTCTGACGAAGTGGATTCTTTGGAGGATGACATCAGAGGTGTAGCAGGAGTCCATCATAACCGTCCCATAGTCCAGGTCGACAGGTGGCATCAAGATTCGATGGCTCACGGGTGCAGCCGTGACCTTGAATTCATGATGTAG
- the LOC112903578 gene encoding uncharacterized protein LOC112903578, whose protein sequence is MAETPPPPPQRKSLQDLDMDTQRLILSRIPCRVDRGRISLVCRAWRDMVRSQQHMLVGRLLPQPRSLQWLLLRAPFPAGSNRVVCVLSGCRVHHYINVVPPDARCFGAHGGAWLFVDTREPVHRAAAVNARTGAFRNLPRELLRRADPYVYRMVIHAAALSSSPDDANCVGAAIVTAWQNAAPGAGPPPRRRCVALWRRDWPRAWDFVPPGQDDVSLNVEDVLYLNHNGAFAFVTQGEHIRICVPLRLSENMLSTKWGTLRFRPGGPLYDHFVRSRYLVVSGGELLMVVRFTPHPNMPTSKFKVFRTAKRNVNDDNADFPIALYPWAWSELDTLGGWMLFVGHGCSRSYKVDKYPGFKEGIYFLDDGKFYDDAVIFDNGNGNHYPCSDDGKWSEGQIQRCFPRSDPSVHSAPVWLLPGGGDMFSGTL, encoded by the coding sequence ATGGCCgagacgccgccgccaccgccgcagcGCAAGTCCCTGCAGGACCTCGACATGGACACCCAGCGCCTGATCCTGAGCCGCATCCCCTGCCGCGTCGACCGCGGCCGCATATCCCTCGTGTGCCGCGCGTGGCGCGACATGGTCCGCAGCCAGCAGCACATGCTGGTGGGGCGCCTGCTCCCGCAGCCGCGATCGCTCCAGTggctcctcctccgcgcgcccTTCCCCGCCGGCTCCAACCGCGTCGTCTGCGTCCTCAGCGGCTGCCGCGTCCACCACTACATCAATGTCGTCCCGCCCGACGCGCGCTGCTTCGGGGCCCACGGCGGCGCCTGGCTCTTCGTCGACACCCGCGAGCCCGTCCACAGGGCCGCGGCCGTCAACGCCCGCACCGGCGCCTTCCGCAACCTCCCGCGAGAGCTCCTGCGCCGGGCCGACCCGTACGTCTACAGGATGGTCATCCACGCCGCCGCGCTCTCGTCCTCGCCGGACGACGCGAACTGCGTCGGCGCCGCCATCGTCACGGCCTGGCAGAACGCGGCCCCGGGAGCCggcccgccgccacgccgccgctgcGTCGCGCTCTGGCGCAGGGACTGGCCGCGGGCCTGGGATTTCGTGCCGCCCGGCCAAGACGACGTTTCCTTGAATGTTGAGGACGTCCTCTACCTCAACCACAATGGAGCATTCGCCTTCGTCACCCAGGGAGAACACATCCGCATTTGCGTGCCATTGCGGCTTTCAGAGAACATGCTGTCAACAAAATGGGGGACGCTCCGCTTCCGTCCCGGTGGGCCCCTCTACGACCACTTCGTCCGCTCTCGCTACCTCGTCGTCTCCGGCGGGGAGCTGCTCATGGTCGTCAGGTTCACGCCTCATCCTAATATGCCGACGTCCAAGTTCAAGGTGTTCCGGACGGCTAAACGGAACGTGAATGACGACAACGCCGACTTCCCCATCGCTCTGTACCCCTGGGCATGGAGCGAGCTGGACACGCTGGGTGGCTGGATGCTGTTCGTCGGGCATGGCTGCTCCAGATCCTACAAGGTGGATAAGTACCCGGGCTTCAAGGAAGGCATCTACTTCCTGGATGATGGCAAGTTCTACGACGATGCAGTGATCTTCGACAACGGCAATGGGAATCACTACCCCTGCAGCGACGACGGGAAGTGGTCGGAAGGCCAAATCCAGCGCTGCTTCCCGAGGTCAGACCCATCGGTCCACTCTGCTCCAGTTTGGCTTCTCCCTGGAGGCGGCGACATGTTTTCAGGTACCCTATGA
- the LOC112872454 gene encoding disease resistance protein RPM1-like isoform X2, translating into MWWLTTSHNQYSWFISKQKANGGSLGQYIEVHFCCRELILLWVAEALIPGQDRESMEQLGRSYLNDLINRSLVQPAKVGADGSTVKTCRVHDVILEFIVSKAVEDNFVTIWNRNGFSQNYTCNKIRRLSIQEDISGPAEEMVKTIKHAHIRSINIFGCNNSGLVKHASKFLSNQVLRVLNIRGRVDAECYLGQVKRISQMKYFGIINFGPSGWGGELPEDLEKLQHLETLDIINTNISKIPASVIQLQRLVRLNVGPWGQLPDGIGNLQALEELSTISLSLQSVKFIQGLSDLTNLKVLEIAWTYAPEVRDVEGHEKERACISSLTKLFTRLRQLLVWEWSDATLSFMSLCVGTPPPLQRLVLGGNLSAVPHQISSLLNLTHLSIGLLGEVSKEGINILASLPILVSLSVSLWPGNEGESSSLPILGIFHPRYAINSEGFQRLVEFTVRCALETAVALEFEPGAMPKLQRLELVLTARCQFKYGDGGLVLGLQNLAGLKYVRLYIDCRAATSDEVDSLEDDIRGVAGVHHNRPIVQVDRWHQDSMAHGCSRDLEFMM; encoded by the exons ATGTGGTGGCTTACCACTAGCCATAATCAGTATAGCTGGTTTATTAGCAAACAAAAGGCAAACGGTGGAAGTCTGGGTCAATACATTGAAGTCCATTTCTGCTGCAG AGAGTTGATATTGTTATGGGTAGCGGAAGCACTGATTCCTGGACAAGACAGAGAAAGTATGGAGCAGCTTGGGAGAAGTTACTTGAATGATCTGATCAACAGAAGCTTGGTCCAGCCTGCCAAGGTTGGGGCAGATGGCTCAACAGTGAAAACTTGCAGAGTTCATGATGTCATACTTGAGTTTATTGTATCAAAGGCTGTGGAGGACAACTTTGTTACTATATGGAATCGTAATGGATTCTCTCAAAATTATACTTGTAACAAGATCCGCCGTTTATCCATACAAGAAGACATTTCTGGCCCAGCTGAAGAGATGGTCAAGACAATAAAACACGCACATATTCGATCCATTAATATTTTTGGCTGTAATAATTCAGGGCTGGTAAAGCACGCCTCCAAGTTTTTAAGTAACCAAGTCTTGCGAGTGCTGAATATAAGAGGTCGGGTTGATGCAGAATGCTATCTTGGACAGGTCAAAAGAATCAGTCAAATGAAGTATTTTGGTATTATAAATTTTGGGCCCAGCGGCTGGGGCGGCGAGCTCCCAGAAGATTTAGAAAAGCTGCAACATCTAGAGACACTAGACATTATTAACACCAACATTAGTAAAATACCGGCAAGTGTTATCCAATTGCAGAGATTAGTGCGTCTTAATGTGGGTCCTTGGGGGCAACTACCCGATGGCATTGGAAATCTGCAGGCCCTGGAAGAGCTGTCAACGATCAGTTTGAGTCTTCAATCTGTAAAGTTTATCCAAGGGCTCAGCGATCTGACCAATTTGAAGGTACTTGAAATTGCCTGGACGTACGCTCCAGAAGTACGTGACGTGGAAGGCCACGAGAAAGAGAGAGCATGTATCTCCTCGCTCACCAAGCTGTTCACGAGACTTCGACAGTTACTTGTGTGGGAGTGGTCTGATGCCACGCTTTCATTCATGTCATTATGCGTCGGTACTCCACCACCACTTCAGAGGCTTGTCCTTGGTGGTAATTTAAGTGCCGTGCCCCATCAAATCAGCTCGCTACTCAATTTGACCCACCTCAGCATCGGACTTTTGGGTGAAGTAAGCAAGGAAGGAATAAACATCCTAGCAAGTTTACCCATCCTAGTCTCTCTTTCTGTTTCCTTATGGCCTGGCAATGAAGGAGAGTCAAGCAGTCTACCCATCCTAGGCATTTTCCACCCAAGGTATGCAATCAACAGTGAAGGGTTCCAGCGTTTGGTCGAATTTACAGTCCGCTGTGCGCTTgagacggcggtggcgctggaatTTGAGCCGGGAGCCATGCCAAAGCTCCAAAGGCTCGAGCTGGTACTCACGGCACGGTGCCAATTCAAGTATGGGGACGGTGGCCTGGTCCTTGGGCTGCAGAATCTGGCAGGCCTCAAATATGTCCGTCTCTATATTGACTGCAGAGCTGCTACTTCTGACGAAGTGGATTCTTTGGAGGATGACATCAGAGGTGTAGCAGGAGTCCATCATAACCGTCCCATAGTCCAGGTCGACAGGTGGCATCAAGATTCGATGGCTCACGGGTGCAGCCGTGACCTTGAATTCATGATGTAG